Within the Rosa rugosa chromosome 2, drRosRugo1.1, whole genome shotgun sequence genome, the region TCTAAAAGTTTAGATTGAGAACTTACTTTGTCTCGAAACTTTATATCAAATATCGGTGGATCCTTGTGCTGTCtagttatttatattttttgtgGTTGAGGTTCTTTATTACGTTGATTAACATAAGATGCCGGATATACTTTAGGACTGATAGGAATACTAGGGTAGGTTCAGATATGATTTAGCACTCAAATGGTAATTGCTAATTTTTTGGTGAGATGTGCTCTTTGTCAACTAGCTATCTGCTTCAACCAAGCTCATGGTCATGTTAAACAGGAGTGGAGTTTCCTATGAGGCAGTTTAGACTTTCTTATGGTATTGCCTTCTGCTGCAAATTCTAGTACTGTTTGATTTCcgtttcttcttttcttatgCAAAGTATAGAGGTGGGCTAGTTGTCATGTGCAGGCTGTTTCAGTCAGTGAATGTAGGGACTTCCTGTGTGAGTTTTATGCTTGCAGTTAGACAAGGTGGATAGGAGAGGATTATGATAGTGGGAGATATACAGTGTGGTATCTACTTTTCATGATAGTGGGAGATTTACAGTATGTTCATAACAGTGGTTGGGCATAAGAAGACAGAagtataaaaaagaaaaagaaaaaagtaaatgTATTGTGTTGAACCAGCTGTCCATTACAAGAACACGTGACTGTGACCTTTCTGTTGTTTCTTTAGATTAAAGATTAGCTCTTTCAATTTTTATGGATATTTGAATTGTTGATTAATCTAACCAGTGATGGTATGTTCGGTGCTTACTGATTAGGAGGACACTTCAGAGTAGGACTATTTAAGAATGTACCCTCTATGTACAATGCTGGAGTTGGATTCCCAGCTATTATTTTGGTTCCTTCTCTGGCTGTAGTTTCTCTAAAGTTTTGGATCAATTAATGCTTTTTATATGAATTCTTTTGGTGAATAAACAAGTACACCGTAGTTGAATATTGTGCAAATATTAAGAATGGAGAGAGTTTATGCGGAGATCAGCGCAGGATCCTAGTTGATTCTCCAAACAATATTCTTGCTACTCTCTTGTTTTTCTCAAGTAGAATTCTAGTTCTTCCTCCCTCAAAAAGAGTTCCAATTTGTCAGGGGAAACACTGAggactccttttttttttttaccttgcGCAGAGGATCTTATCATGTTTCCTCTGTTTGTGACTTCTTTCATTATGTACTATTGCATTGGCAAATGATGATTTTTCTCCTATGTTTTTTTCAATACAATCAATAATATCACAAAACAAACTTCATTTGTTGTAGGATAGAATGTTCATGTATCATATTAATATATTATACACTCACTGTTATACACCAAGAATTCCATTTAGATCTCAATGCAgacagaagaagaaagaaagatggtACAAGTTTTGCTTCTCATCATCATCTTTTAGTTCTGCAACTTCGGGCAACTAAAACACCAGTCGGTGGACCTGTCATCTGTAATTGGCATCTGCTATGCAACCAGTAGGAAAAGTGGATCAGTCCCAGACTGGCTCTCACTCTAAATGTTCCTCTTATATTATAGTCGACTCTATTGTTCTGCACCTGGGTTCGAAGCGCCACAGCGTGATTCTCAGGCAAGTAAACCAAGCTGGATACCAAGTGAACTGCTTCCAACCTTCCTTCTCGAGGTCTTTGTGTGAAAGGGTCAAGAGACTGAGTTGCTATGAGCCTATCAGAAAAGTACAGTTCCATCTGCAGATACTCAAATCTTACATCTATTTTCCGATTTGGGTTGGAGAAATTTGCCAATAAAGCGAAGTCACCATTGAAATACTCTGGTGAGTCAAAGTAGATGGTGTTGAGCTTTGCATTAGGAATGTCAAACAATGGAATTCTAGGTCTAACAACAAGGAACATGATCAAAGTTGCAATTCCAAAGAAGATAAGAATAAGGCTGAATATGAGACATACTATTGCAcaacaccatataagtggattgGTTCGTCGagcctgaggtggccggagcATAGGTtgtttttctgattttctggaTTCATGATTTGCTGCTGCATCGAGCACCAGGCCTTGATTCTGGGCATACTTTGATATGATAATTTGATTTAGAGAGTGTGGCTTAGTTTGCTTTTGGGCTTGTAGTAGTGGTGAAGGTGGTATTGGAGATGCAGGTGGAGGAGGAAGGGGATTAGTTTGCTTTTGGGCTTGTAGTAGTGGTGAAGGAGGTATTGGAGATGCAGGTGGAGGAGGAAGGGGTAGCATCTCTGCCAAAATAGCCAGAAGAAGAGCAGCTGAAACAAATAatgaaggaagaagaggaagatggtTGTTTCTTTAAATAAACTAGGAATTTGGTTAAAGCaagtaaaaggaaaaaaagctTTTGATAGAGGGGATAGTGGAGCCAGTTTGTTTGTTATTGAAATTTGCAAAAGGTGTGTTACTTCAGATGTTTGTGTTTGAATGGTTTTGCTTTTGAAATTGCAACACTGTTTGAGAGAGTTCTAAATAGATGTGGCCCTATTCTGCAAAGTGCTCAAGTTCCTTAATGGCTTCTTGCTACTTTTGATTGGAGTGATTGGTTAGACTTGATCAAAGTAGTGAATGGTGGATGATATAGTAATCtataaaatcaatggttttggAGCATATGCTGTATAGTCTTTACCATGTAGCTGCTTTATCTTCTGAGAACTTGTGTGGTTTAATGTTTAGCCCTTAAGGAATTATCTGGCGGAAAGTGAGAGCCCTTACTATAAAGATGGTGCAGAAAATATTGGACAAAAGTTTCTAAAGTAATCAAAGGCATGTGTTTTGAAGTAACCCTATCTCAAAATGATTACAGGTTTATTTGTCATTTCCTTCTTAAAAGTGTTCATTATGTGGTGTGAGTGGGATGCATAATTTTCATACTTAAGAAATGTATCATCAGGGGTCATAATTTTCATCTTAATCAAGTTTTGAAACTACTGTTGCATCGAAATGTGCGGGTCGGGTTGAGTGACCCAAAGAAGCACTAGTAGGGTTGCTCCTTGACAACATGAGTAATGGCCCAAATCGTGTTCAATAACCCAATCCAAGCAAAGCCTAAACCCTAGGATTTTGAGTAGGAGGATTTTGTTTGCTCGGTTCAATCTTATGATTCAAAAATGATAGATTCTTATACACACAAATGATCCAGCTCCAAGCTTATTAAATGGCATCCCCCTCAGATACACCATGTTAAATTGAACTTTGATGACCCTTCTAAATCATCACGGTGCTGTAGGTTTGGTTATCAAAAATAATATGGGAAATTCTTCAAAGAAAATTAGTCTCTGATGTCCTTACCACTGAATCATTTGCTTTGAGAGCTGGTCTACATGCCATCTTACTTCATGGTTATCTTAAAGTCTAAGTGGAAGGAGACTTGAAGATCCTCATTGACGTTATCAACAAAAACATTTCTATGCCTTGGAGAGTTGGAGGATCAAAGTCCTGGTTCAAGACATCTTAAGATTGGCAACCCAATTTCAGTCGATTAGGAAGAAACACATTTGGAGAGAAGCAAACTATAGCACATGCCATTGCAAGCATCGGTCACTCTAAAAATATTTATGGATAGAATCATTCACTACCTTTGTTAGCTTCACATGCCTATTATTTGGATGTATTAGGAATAGGAACAATTAAGGAAACTTGttataattttctttcttcattcgaaaaaaaaaaaaaattatatacacaCAAATGATATGAAtaaaattattcaaaaaaaataatgatatgaattggttttttttttttttttttttttttttttttttgagataagAGATAATTATATTAATATCTGTCAGAAACAGCGTATTACATCAATTTCCACGGCTTGGATCATGTATCTAGACCTAGCACAACAAAAGACCTAATTAACACCGCTCATTAGTTCCACAAAGCTCGTTTATTCAAAACGGGCCTACAAGTAAGAAAAACAATCTAAATATTAGAAACTTGAATTCAATCTTGTAGGATACCAAAAAATAAACCCTAAATTAGGCAAAGCAAACGCTCAAGCCCAAAGAGACccaaatcctaacctaattcaATGTAGCAAATCCAGAAGGCCCTAGCCCATTGAAAAACCCTAGCACCCTAGCAAACCAATGGCTACCGCCGTCACTATGACCTTAGGAATCTTCCTATCCATTGCTGGCAACTATCGTCGCTGTCACAATCCCCCGAGACCCGTCATTGAGCAAATCATCAACCAGTGAGGAAGAAAAGTCATCCCAACTAGTGCCAACCGGAATCCATGGGTGACCCATGAGTCCCAATGAAGATTAAATTCAATAATTCATGGCTGCACAGGGCAATCATGGAAGAATAAAACTAAATGAGTCTTGGTACTCCACCCCAATCTTCCAACAAATGGCAAGCTATAACTCGACCCCAGCCACATCGGCACTGTGATACACCACACCTCAGAATAATTGAGAGTCGCATCTCCTTTGACGAGATAGACGCAAAGAAGAAGTAGCAAGACTAGAAGCCACAAAGGAGCTACTGCTAATAGGTAGGCAAAAGCCTCTGCAAGGGCGACGACTAGCGTTACCTCCTTGATCTGGGCATCCATATGAAGACAACACTAGTAGAGGTTTTTTAGaggtttttgagagagagagagagagagagagagagagagaatcaaatTTATAATATACAACTAGAATCCGTTTAGGGCAATGATAGGGGCCTCAATGAGACTTAAGATTTGtggtctgagagagagagagaatcaaatTTATAATATACAACTAGAATCCGTTTAGGGCAATGATAGGGGCCTCAATGAGACTTAAGATTTGTGGTCTCAtatcctaggtgtcatgtcatgtaggtaaatataaattttcttttcaattccacataatatatcatGCCGCATCATACTATTGTAACACCAATCGACACTTAGAATTGAGACTACAAATATTAGGCCTCATTGAAGCCAACAATCATTTTCCAATCCGTTAAATACATAATATTGATATGCAATTATTCATGTTTTTTTTAAATTAGAATCCAATGACCAGGAGTTGCCACTCATTCACACCTGGAcgacttctttcttcttctttttttggtcgtGATTGAAACAATATTTATATGAGACTATTGACTAGGTGGAATTAATGTGTGGCAGGTGTGGGAATGGAGGAGTATATATATGTTGGGTGGTAAGATATGTGTGGCAGGTGTTTTCTTAGTCTGACTTTCTAGCTAGTTGGCCCATGTAGGATATTTGGCCATATCAATTACCAGACTATTGGATGCACAATcgtttgaaaacaaaaaaagtaacTGAGTATCGAGACTTAGTTGATCTAATAGTATTTTTCTTTAAGATTAAGTTTCCCCAACATTTAACTCAAAACAAGAATTAATGATTAAATGTACATACATTTTAATATGGACCGTAACATACATACGTCAAATCATACATATATGATTGTACGTATGTTCTAGAAAAGACTTTGGAATTTTTAACAATAGAAATCAGAGCTAACTTTTTGACTTATTTATACGACAGTGCCATATTTCTACAATTACTAAACAGACCGACGCATTTGCTAGGATTGTAGAAGATACTATAATAGTGGAATGTGGTTGGAAAAACAATCTGCAGAAAAAGGAATTTGCATACATATTAGGTAATCATGCGTGTTCATccagaaaaaggaaaataggGTTTCACTTTGTGGAATTTGCATGCTTTCTATACTAGTTGACGAGTTGTTGTGGGTTATTATTAGAAGACTTGGGCAGTTCGACTTCAACATGATCTTAAAGATATGTATACAGTTAACAATATAAATTGGTGAATGGATCTGTAGGAGTTCACATTATTAGTAGTTTAGTACTGCAAGAAACTTTGGCATCAAACTGATTTCTAACAATAATATTGCTAACATATGAATGCAGTTACTTCCTAGCTAATCTCAGCAAATGAAGTCTGGATTAATCAGCATTCAAGTAGCATGCATGCATCTCATTTCAAATTTTATTCAATCAACTCTTACCTTAATTagttgggtccttgacccaaagccccaaaatcatccaaagttatcccacttaccccagcaacagatttttattccccactacccaatttaaattaaaaagacaattttaccctcagtcaaattaataaattacaccatATGCCATcgagctctctctcctctctcccctctgatctgactctctctcctcttcgatctgattctctctctctctctctctctctctctctctctctctctctctctctctctctctctctctctctctctccggcgaTAGTCGTGCAGCCCAGAAGCAGGCGCTCGTGCAGTCGGCGACGAGTTTGTGCAGCCCAGAAGACGGTGGCGAGTTTGTGCAGCCGGCGCCATCGATCGTACAGCCGACGGCGAGTTCGTGCAGCGAGCTCGGAGTTCCTTTACGTCACCTCCGTGCAGCTAGGTTGGAGTTCCGGTTCGTGCAGCGAGCTCGGAGTTCGCGCTATCCATTGCCGGCGGCGAGTTCGTGCTGAAGACTGAAGTCACCGGTTGCTTGGCTTCACCGATCACGAAATCAAAACCGCAACTCATCTCTGGCGGGAATTGGCGCTCGATCTCGACCTCTGGTGCTCGACCCAGGCTCTCAGGCCTCGACACAGGCCGGTGGCAGAGGAGAACATGAATCTGGTATGCCGGTGGTGGAGGAGAACCacgatttggtgcccagagcttttctctgggtgcccaaatcaaattctttttttttttttttgctgtaaaTTGGTTCAGAAgcccaaaatgaaaagaaaaaaaaaaaaaaaggttctattggggcaatagaggccTCTTAAAGATCTATTGGaaggcaatagacatctattggggggtaatatacgtctattggggagcaatagacatttgaattgatgtaatctattcgtttttttgcttaatcaaaattttatttatctaattttacaaagattagttcttattctggctatcgaaagttctattggggggcaatagacggctattgggggtgtttggacccaaaatgaacattttggcctgacaaggcatgtgttggagaaattgagccaatgtcagtggttcaagctatatattgtcgacaagctcgaaatatatatttagaggctaaataaagcctactatggaagcatggaagcatgaaaagttaactttagcacattttcctacttcggctaggagaaaacGAGCTAAACAatgaaggaggggcggcagactaaccaaatgaaatctaaatgagctaaaactttccagattaatactagacatcccaaggataatttcttatgaagagtgacagagctagttttgagtggaaggccttcaaacaatcagtccaattttctacagaagcaaaactggaaaactggacctgtaagaggtccagcagcatttccggcccaaccgcatggaataaagctctgaaactttgtcaggatgatctacactcatagtggaacattttttatgaagaagtcgaaggctcattctgaagtattggtggagaaataattgaaggaataaaggggcagaaactgacctaaaaccagctcaacattcatcatgttcatgtttcctacccacatgaagaaagctagatgcttttctctttttccttggatatatttttcttctacaatctctttaatagatcatcatcacttccatgtttctgcaccttcatgctttgctttcatttcatcatttctctatcttttccatattttacaaatcactttcatactccactttcattatttttcttccactcatcatttcactcttctttttcttccctatataaacaccttctcctctcattctcaaaaacacattcacaacatcaaaacatctctaagatgatctaagttctctctagagcaacctctctaagagcaactcctctccttctctttctcttagcggtgatcacactcctagtcctagtcttctcagaagccgactttcagtgccaccaaaccctctgtcaacgtacttcggtcctagtctcctcgggagccgacggtagtgccgcgaccacaacggttactgAACCAGCCAAGCAAAGGTAACGCCCTAACAACCCacccaagctaaagtcacgctttagcaagatctcaatacttcccggtgatttcgctctgctcaatctgcaatattgagtatcgattgtgtgaacacgaagaagctcagcaaaagtcctcaccacgaggcacaaagaatcccacgacgaggttggtgctctcctcgtccacaattgcttgaaagaagtcaggtcaagggacacccccgacgaccgcacccgaacggtgctggcacgcccacacagaaaagagactgttgaccagctgcaacaaaaatgGAGCCAAAcaggggggcaatagacgttttgaattgatgtaatcttcttgttttttttcttctgtaatcaaagttttatttgtctaaatttagggagattagttcccattctggcaattgaaagtcctattgggaggcaataggcttctattggggggcaatacatgacagatagtcgtctattggggggcaatagacgtctattggggggcaatagaggtctattgcccatctattaggggcaaaaaaaactttccggtgagattttcagcaaattccggtaggcggcagccggtgaccggtgaccggattcctgcgaaagttgaccggattccggcggccggtgacgggctccggcgaagtctcctatggtttctctgtcttccattttctctatctctctctctaagtaacaaaggggtgaggggtaaaatggtcttaaaaaaaattaaaaacaaaaaaaaaatcttaatggggtattagggaagactcccttagagtgtattgggtaagagagaattaaaaaaacttaatggggtaagtgggaaaaaaatccctagaaatggggtaaatggacaaaacccctaatTAGTTTATAGCGCCAGGGAACCATGCATTCCCCCCGGCTGGGCTCTCGCTACCAATCAAGTACTGTGTCTATTGGAGGGCATAAAAAATGGTAAGAAACTATTCATTGGTTGCCATAATAAAATGTTTATGGAAGAAGAGAATGAGGGCAACTCCAAACCCATGATGTCATACCCAAAATGGCACCCCACACTGACACACTCAAATTGGTCATCTCCAACTccaacccagaaaaaaaaaaaaaggagtcaaAAACAACTCCATCATCAAAACACGAGCTAAAATGACTACACATTGAAGGACGAAAGCCCAAAATGACTCTGTGGGCCACGACGTGAGGCTGAAAAATTTGATAGTTGAAATGAAACGCGTCCAAAGAGTCTGATTCATAGACTTGCGGTAGAAGACAAAAAAAGGGCATAAGTCAAGGCAACCATGTGGAGCCCACATGTCTAAAGCCTTTGGAGGTAATGCAATCTAAGGGTCCAGATTAATTCAAATTTGTAATAGATGGCCCAGAATCATTCatttttaaaacaaaataatgaaTATATAATTAGTTAATTTCTAATTAAACCGCCACAAAAATGTGATATCAGTAAGGCATATGACCGCCTTGAATGGACTTTCCTACAGAAAATTCTCTCCAAGCTGGGTTTTGCGGAACAGTGGATAAGAATAATCATGACTTGTGTAGCCTCTGTGAGATACTCCATACTTCTTCAAGGCGAACCAACTCCTCAAATTATCCCTACTCGTGGAATAAGGCAGGGAGATCCCCTGTCACCTTACCTGTTTATTCTCTGTAGTGAGGGACTATCTGCTTTGATATCTCAAGCTGTCAGGCAAGATGTGATCCAGGGACTCAAAATGTGCCCTCAAGCTCCCACACTCCATCACCTAttctttgctgatgatagtATCCTATTTGGCACTGCTACAAATGAAGAATGTTTTCAGTTTAGACATATCCTAAATGTGTATGAACGAGCATCAGGGCAGAAGGTGAACTTTCAGAAAAGTAGCGTGGTTTTCAGCAATAATGTACCTCCTCCTAGACAACTTGAACTGGCATCCATTCTGGAAGTCAAATGTGTCAAGGAGCATGACAGATACTTGGGACTGCCTATGAGAATTGGAAAGTCGAAGACAGCTATTTTTGCATATATCAAAGAGAGGCTCACAAAGAAGCTTGTAAGTTGGAAAGCTAAGATTCTTAGCTCTGCTGGTAAGGAGATTTTAATAAAAGCAATTGCTCAAACAATGCCTCTGTATGCCATGAATTGCTACCTGTTGCCGAAAGGACTTTGTGATGATATCCATCAGCTCTGTGCATCTTTTTTCTGGGGTGATAcggatgaaaagaaaaaaatacatTGGAGGAGTTGGGAAAAATTGTGTCTTACAAAATAGGAGGGTGGTATATGGGTTTTAAAAACATATATGCATACAATTTGGCCATGCTTGCTAAACAGGGTTGGAGATTGGTGTCTAACCCTGATTCTTTGATAGCCCGGATTTACAAAGCTAGATACCATCCTCTGTGTTCAT harbors:
- the LOC133731348 gene encoding uncharacterized protein At1g08160; protein product: MLPLPPPPASPIPPSPLLQAQKQTNPLPPPPASPIPPSPLLQAQKQTKPHSLNQIIISKYAQNQGLVLDAAANHESRKSEKQPMLRPPQARRTNPLIWCCAIVCLIFSLILIFFGIATLIMFLVVRPRIPLFDIPNAKLNTIYFDSPEYFNGDFALLANFSNPNRKIDVRFEYLQMELYFSDRLIATQSLDPFTQRPREGRLEAVHLVSSLVYLPENHAVALRTQVQNNRVDYNIRGTFRVRASLGLIHFSYWLHSRCQLQMTGPPTGVLVARSCRTKR